The following proteins come from a genomic window of Trinickia caryophylli:
- a CDS encoding outer membrane protein assembly factor BamB family protein, translated as MQTETRSVVREPSVGRWATAIVLLLLGIPMAVGGVQLLMLGGSGYYLIAGAVLIVIALLLAARCAVAAAWLYAAFLFGSTVWAVAEVGFDWWPLVPRLWIWWLLGLWMLAPWSGTRPARYRARLLRPDAPAAEPPVAAGPITEDAGLRRRRRAACAGLGIAVALTAVAGIASLVVDRHDLNGTLALDRNVPQPPPIPAVAPGDWPSYGRTQLGDRYSPLTQITPANAGQLKQAWVLHTGDQRGPGDPIETTDENTPLKVGNTLFICTPHSKVLAVDATTGEVRWRFDPQIQSPVGFGHFEHMTCRGVSYYDEAAYSDAGAAAGAATPESPASSAEGGSASASTQAAESASSSVAASAAGRSSASGAVSGPAPQGASPAMAGNASGAAAAVATGAIGATQGASATAASATVAASASPASSAAASTASGTAEASGAVPAAAGGSGESGGSAGATRAPAQAAQAACPRRIFLPTADARLIALDADTGKVCDGFGTHGVVDLRANIGPFTAGGYYSTSPPMVTRNLVVIGGHVTDNESTNEPSGVMRAYDVHDGHLVWNWDAGRPDDTAPIAADKFYTRNSPNMWTVASVDERLGLIYLPMGNQTPDQWGGNRTPQAERFGAGVVALDLATGRVKWSYQFTHHDLWDMDVGGQPTLMDLQTASGVKPALLASTKQGSIYVLDRRTGAPLMPITETPVPQGAGKGDRTSPTQPVSALNFNPPRVHESDMWGATPYDQLWCRLEFRSLRYDGAFTPPSEKGTLVFPGNFGAFDWGGISVDPVRQILFANPNYMAFISRLIPRDKVPAVGHEHGSETSGIKQAKGAPYGIELNPFLSPLGVPCQAPPWGYVAGVDLTSGKIVWKHRNGTIRDSAPLPIPFKLGVPSLGGTIATAGGVGFLSGTLDYYLRAYDLSTGKQLWQARLPAGGQATPMTYADASGKQYVLVAAGGHGSLGTRTGDAVVAYTLP; from the coding sequence ATGCAAACCGAAACGCGCTCCGTCGTACGCGAGCCAAGCGTCGGCCGCTGGGCTACCGCCATCGTGCTGCTCTTGCTGGGTATCCCGATGGCGGTGGGTGGCGTGCAACTGCTCATGCTGGGCGGCAGCGGCTATTACCTGATCGCCGGGGCTGTACTGATCGTCATCGCGCTGCTGCTCGCGGCGCGGTGCGCAGTGGCTGCCGCATGGCTTTACGCCGCCTTCCTGTTCGGCTCGACCGTCTGGGCAGTTGCCGAGGTTGGATTCGATTGGTGGCCGCTCGTGCCCCGGCTTTGGATCTGGTGGCTGCTCGGCTTGTGGATGCTCGCGCCCTGGAGCGGCACGAGGCCCGCACGCTACCGTGCACGCCTGCTGCGCCCCGATGCGCCGGCCGCCGAGCCGCCCGTCGCTGCTGGTCCCATTACCGAGGATGCCGGCTTGCGGCGCAGGCGCCGGGCCGCGTGCGCGGGGCTCGGCATCGCGGTCGCATTGACAGCGGTTGCCGGCATCGCCTCGCTTGTCGTCGATCGGCACGATCTGAACGGCACGCTCGCACTTGATCGCAACGTGCCGCAGCCGCCTCCGATCCCCGCTGTGGCTCCGGGCGACTGGCCGAGCTATGGGCGCACGCAGCTTGGCGACCGCTATTCGCCGCTCACCCAGATCACGCCGGCCAACGCCGGGCAGTTGAAGCAAGCCTGGGTATTGCATACCGGCGACCAGCGCGGGCCGGGAGACCCCATCGAGACGACAGACGAGAACACGCCGCTCAAGGTCGGCAACACGCTTTTCATCTGCACGCCGCACAGCAAGGTGCTGGCAGTGGACGCCACAACAGGCGAGGTGCGTTGGCGCTTCGATCCTCAGATTCAGAGCCCGGTGGGCTTCGGTCATTTCGAGCATATGACCTGCCGCGGCGTTTCTTACTATGACGAAGCGGCTTACTCCGACGCGGGGGCAGCCGCTGGTGCGGCAACGCCGGAAAGCCCGGCCTCTTCGGCCGAAGGCGGATCCGCCTCCGCTTCGACACAGGCGGCCGAAAGCGCTTCGAGCTCCGTCGCCGCATCGGCGGCAGGCCGCTCATCGGCATCGGGCGCCGTCTCGGGGCCCGCGCCCCAGGGCGCCTCGCCCGCGATGGCCGGCAACGCTTCAGGGGCGGCCGCCGCGGTCGCGACCGGCGCCATAGGCGCGACCCAGGGCGCTTCGGCAACCGCCGCATCGGCGACCGTAGCTGCTTCGGCCAGCCCGGCATCGAGCGCGGCGGCGTCGACGGCGTCGGGCACCGCGGAAGCTTCCGGCGCGGTGCCGGCCGCGGCGGGCGGATCGGGCGAATCGGGCGGATCGGCCGGCGCCACGCGCGCGCCGGCGCAAGCCGCGCAGGCGGCCTGCCCGCGGCGGATCTTCCTGCCCACGGCCGACGCCCGCCTGATCGCGCTCGATGCCGACACCGGCAAGGTTTGCGACGGCTTCGGCACGCATGGTGTCGTCGACCTGCGTGCGAACATCGGGCCCTTCACGGCAGGCGGCTACTACTCGACTTCGCCGCCGATGGTAACGCGCAACCTGGTCGTCATCGGCGGGCATGTGACCGACAACGAATCGACGAACGAGCCGAGCGGGGTCATGCGCGCGTACGACGTGCATGACGGGCACCTCGTCTGGAACTGGGACGCGGGCCGCCCCGACGATACGGCGCCGATCGCGGCCGACAAGTTTTATACGCGCAATTCGCCGAACATGTGGACGGTGGCGAGCGTGGACGAGCGGCTCGGCTTGATTTATCTGCCGATGGGCAACCAGACGCCGGACCAGTGGGGCGGCAACCGCACGCCGCAAGCGGAGCGCTTCGGAGCCGGCGTAGTGGCGCTCGATCTCGCCACCGGGCGCGTGAAGTGGTCCTATCAATTCACGCATCACGATCTGTGGGACATGGACGTCGGCGGTCAGCCCACGTTGATGGACCTGCAGACCGCGAGCGGCGTGAAGCCCGCGCTGCTGGCCTCGACGAAACAGGGCAGTATTTATGTGCTCGACCGTCGGACGGGGGCGCCGCTCATGCCCATCACCGAGACGCCCGTGCCGCAGGGGGCGGGAAAAGGGGATCGCACGTCGCCCACGCAGCCGGTTTCCGCGCTCAACTTCAACCCGCCGCGTGTGCATGAAAGCGACATGTGGGGCGCGACGCCGTACGACCAGCTCTGGTGCCGGCTGGAATTCCGTTCGCTGCGCTACGACGGCGCATTCACGCCGCCCTCGGAAAAAGGCACGCTCGTCTTCCCGGGCAATTTCGGCGCCTTCGACTGGGGCGGCATCTCGGTCGATCCGGTGCGGCAGATCCTGTTCGCGAATCCCAATTACATGGCCTTCATTTCCCGGCTGATTCCGCGCGACAAGGTACCGGCGGTCGGTCACGAACACGGCAGCGAGACGAGCGGAATCAAGCAGGCGAAGGGGGCGCCCTACGGAATCGAGCTCAATCCGTTCCTTTCGCCGCTCGGCGTGCCTTGCCAGGCACCGCCTTGGGGCTATGTCGCGGGCGTCGATCTGACGAGCGGCAAGATCGTCTGGAAGCACAGGAACGGCACGATCCGCGATAGCGCGCCCCTTCCCATCCCGTTCAAGCTCGGTGTGCCGAGCCTCGGTGGGACGATCGCGACAGCGGGCGGCGTGGGGTTCCTGTCCGGCACGCTCGACTACTATCTGCGCGCCTACGATCTCTCGACGGGCAAGCAGCTTTGGCAGGCGCGCCTGCCGGCAGGCGGGCAGGCCACCCCGATGACGTACGCGGATGCCAGCGGCAAGCAGTACGTGCTCGTGGCCGCGGGCGGCCACGGCTCGCTCGGCACGCGCACGGGGGACGCGGTCGTCGCCTATACGCTGCCCTGA